From Fibrobacter sp. UWB16, the proteins below share one genomic window:
- the polA gene encoding DNA polymerase I: MAEKTLLLLDSFALAFRMFYAYSQNPLVNSKGEDVSMMHGYWGAVLRILAKHKPTHFAIARDVAHTKTFRHELYPDYKANRGPMPEEMAAQMPLLCESLEASGIPLLSEPGYEADDVMASAAEAAVKAGFDHVVIISKDKDMSQIVTDKIHLFHLEKSADGIDFGPQQVLEKYGIPPEKIRDYLALMGDSSDNVPGVPKVGPKTAIQLLTEYGDMDNIYANIDNIKKKGLHDNLANNKEQAFLSRELVTLQTKRAYHGNLDALEFCGIHSDTLEGIFREHEINSLIRLLENVPSKTGFVRKDDSDDSATGAENNKVGEPAEPPADIPPTYICVDNEETFVQMKKEFDAATEIGIDTETDGLDPMQCNIVGLCLAAAAKDGSVPKGYYIPLGHTDDIGFPYPAGKGGNFDFNATKKWFVDFWNDSCTLPGGSSDSGSKHPDSAKRSLVFHNAKFDLHVLARTFGLTQKQIDSANIIDTLIAAWMLSPGQTGLGLDNQVMQLLQHEMIPIENLIGRGKNQITFNRTPIKDATEYGAEDAVYTLRLWAPLRAKLQKYDYEKYFFSQEMPLLKVLYQMEGVGAFVDTKILKKLQTDLEHRIEKLEKEICDMAGCEFNIGSPKQLGEVLFDTLGLPEIKKRSTDAAVLEELSFRSAHPIVFAVIEYRELKKMQSTYVSVLPTLVNPDTKRIHTSFIQWGTATGRLSSRDPNLQNIPVRSELGKQIRAAFVPQNPNNVILAVDYSQIELRMLAHLSGDEALIESYKEGIDIHARTAAAINRVSLEDVTADMRRDAKVVNFGVLYGMTAFRLSRDLKIPMAQAKSFIDGYFEMYQGVQKFIDDTKAAAHRDGYVETLSGRRRYIAGIDSSDRMESQMAERMAVNTPVQGSAADLIKIAMIRIQKRINDENLPLRMMLQVHDELVFECPKDQVEELSAMVKSEMEGAMELKVPLVASVGFGKNWLEAH, translated from the coding sequence ATGGCAGAAAAGACTTTATTACTTCTCGATTCTTTCGCACTCGCGTTCCGCATGTTCTACGCTTACAGCCAGAACCCGCTCGTCAACAGCAAGGGCGAAGACGTTTCCATGATGCACGGCTACTGGGGCGCAGTCCTCCGCATTTTAGCAAAGCACAAGCCCACGCATTTTGCGATTGCCCGCGATGTCGCGCACACAAAGACTTTCCGCCACGAACTTTACCCAGACTACAAGGCCAATCGCGGCCCCATGCCCGAAGAAATGGCAGCGCAGATGCCGCTCCTTTGCGAATCCTTGGAAGCAAGCGGCATTCCGCTTTTGTCGGAACCCGGCTACGAAGCCGACGACGTGATGGCAAGTGCTGCCGAAGCCGCCGTCAAAGCAGGTTTCGACCATGTCGTTATCATTAGCAAAGACAAAGACATGTCGCAAATCGTAACCGACAAGATCCACCTTTTCCATTTGGAAAAAAGCGCCGACGGCATCGATTTTGGACCGCAACAAGTCCTTGAGAAATACGGCATTCCGCCTGAAAAAATCCGCGACTATCTAGCCCTCATGGGCGACTCGAGCGATAACGTTCCGGGCGTCCCCAAAGTCGGTCCGAAAACAGCCATCCAATTGTTGACCGAATACGGCGACATGGACAACATTTACGCAAACATCGACAACATCAAGAAAAAAGGGTTGCACGACAATCTCGCGAACAACAAGGAACAGGCGTTCCTCAGCCGCGAACTCGTAACGCTACAGACAAAGCGCGCCTACCATGGCAATCTCGACGCCCTTGAATTCTGCGGTATCCACAGCGACACGCTCGAAGGCATTTTCAGGGAACACGAAATCAACAGCCTCATCCGATTGCTCGAAAATGTTCCGAGCAAGACAGGATTTGTGCGCAAAGACGATTCCGACGACTCAGCGACGGGGGCCGAGAACAACAAGGTTGGTGAGCCTGCCGAACCACCCGCCGACATTCCGCCCACTTACATCTGCGTCGACAACGAAGAAACCTTCGTACAGATGAAAAAGGAATTTGACGCGGCAACCGAAATCGGCATCGACACAGAAACCGACGGACTGGATCCGATGCAATGCAACATTGTCGGGCTTTGCCTTGCCGCCGCAGCAAAAGATGGAAGCGTCCCTAAAGGCTATTACATCCCGCTCGGCCATACCGACGATATCGGTTTCCCGTACCCTGCCGGCAAGGGCGGCAACTTCGACTTTAACGCCACCAAGAAGTGGTTCGTTGATTTCTGGAACGATTCTTGCACACTCCCCGGCGGCAGCTCCGACAGCGGTTCCAAGCATCCCGACAGTGCAAAGCGTTCACTCGTTTTCCACAACGCCAAATTCGACTTACACGTTCTCGCCCGCACCTTTGGACTCACGCAAAAGCAAATCGATTCCGCCAACATCATCGATACGCTCATCGCCGCATGGATGCTTTCGCCCGGCCAAACCGGGCTCGGCCTCGACAATCAGGTCATGCAGCTTTTGCAGCACGAGATGATTCCGATCGAGAATCTCATCGGACGCGGCAAGAACCAAATCACGTTCAACCGCACGCCCATCAAGGACGCGACCGAATACGGCGCCGAAGACGCCGTGTATACGCTCCGCCTTTGGGCTCCGCTCCGCGCCAAACTCCAGAAGTACGACTACGAAAAGTACTTCTTCAGCCAGGAAATGCCGCTTCTCAAGGTGCTTTACCAGATGGAAGGTGTCGGTGCATTTGTCGACACGAAGATTCTCAAGAAATTGCAGACCGATTTGGAACACCGCATCGAAAAGCTCGAAAAAGAAATCTGCGACATGGCGGGTTGCGAATTTAACATCGGCTCTCCCAAGCAACTCGGCGAAGTGCTCTTTGACACGCTCGGTCTCCCCGAAATCAAAAAGCGCAGCACCGACGCCGCCGTCCTCGAAGAACTCAGCTTCCGCAGCGCACACCCGATTGTTTTCGCCGTCATCGAATACCGCGAACTCAAGAAGATGCAGAGCACCTACGTTTCCGTGCTCCCGACACTCGTGAACCCGGACACCAAGCGCATCCACACAAGCTTTATCCAATGGGGTACGGCAACAGGCCGCCTTTCGAGCCGCGACCCGAACTTGCAAAACATCCCCGTCCGCAGCGAACTCGGCAAGCAAATCCGCGCCGCATTCGTTCCGCAGAACCCGAACAATGTGATTCTCGCGGTGGACTACTCGCAGATTGAACTCCGCATGCTCGCCCACCTGAGCGGAGACGAAGCGCTCATCGAAAGCTACAAGGAAGGCATCGACATCCACGCCCGCACGGCAGCCGCCATCAACCGCGTCAGCCTCGAAGACGTGACCGCCGACATGCGCCGCGACGCGAAGGTCGTGAACTTCGGCGTGCTTTACGGCATGACCGCCTTCCGCCTCTCCCGCGACCTGAAAATTCCGATGGCACAGGCAAAGAGCTTTATCGACGGCTACTTCGAAATGTACCAGGGCGTGCAAAAGTTCATCGACGACACCAAGGCCGCCGCCCACCGCGACGGCTATGTCGAAACGCTTTCCGGCCGCCGCCGCTACATCGCAGGCATCGACAGCTCCGACCGCATGGAATCGCAAATGGCCGAACGCATGGCAGTGAACACCCCCGTGCAAGGGAGCGCCGCCGACCTCATCAAGATTGCCATGATCCGCATCCAAAAGCGCATCAACGACGAGAACCTCCCGCTCCGCATGATGCTCCAGGTGCACGACGAACTCGTGTTCGAATGCCCGAAGGACCAGGTCGAAGAACTTTCTGCCATGGTCAAGTCCGAAATGGAAGGCGCCATGGAACTAAAAGTTCCACTCGTCGCGAGCGTCGGATTCGGCAAAAACTGGTTAGAGGCGCATTAA